A genomic stretch from Carassius auratus strain Wakin chromosome 35, ASM336829v1, whole genome shotgun sequence includes:
- the LOC113054805 gene encoding carbonic anhydrase 14-like, which yields MLLDMFLILHLNVLVILSSSSIGEDRRSERDAKHSKGSSHQHHWGYHDQDAWLSVFEHCSGKAQSPINIDTYKVFYEPKLPPIKLEGYDLTGSPALTLINNGHTLQLSLPNSMRIIRGFDHVYVAAQLHFHWGTKEVPGSEHTIDHVHFPAEIHVVHYNSKYVDLIEAASKADGLAVLGGFIGIGLHDNDNYEKILSALTDISIEESDTEIPGFNVRHLLPDSLDRFYRYNGSLTTPPCFQTVSWTVFNDSIRVSRRQLAALEDTLKTEHNKLLSKNFRAPQLLHGRKVLASFQTESTTGKAREAPTPETQDYKITESSGHILAIIFGVLFAVTMLVFSMYTHLQQKKYSKLKKDSKQNVVYKPAAVEEGMDQTTVTVT from the exons ATGCTACTGGATATGTTCCTCATCCTTCATCTTAATGTGCTAGTCATACTATCTTCATCCTCCATTGGGGAAGACAGGAGAAGTGAGAGAGATGCCAAACACAGTAAAG GTTCTTCTCATCAGCACCACTggggttaccatg ATCAGGACGCATGGTTATCTGTGTTTGAACACTGTAGTGGAAAAGCTCAGTCTCCAATCAACATAGACACTTATAAGGTTTTCTATGAGCCCAAACTCCCTCCCATTAAACTGGAGGGTTATGATCTCACCGGCTCACCCGCTCTTACCCTCATCAACAACGGACACACGT TGCAGCTGAGTCTGCCGAACAGCATGCGTATCATCAGGGGATTCGATCACGTTTACGTCGCAGCCCAGCTTCACTTCCACTGGGGAACTAAAGAGGTCCCTGGCTCAGAGCACACCATAGATCATGTTCATTTCCCTGCTGAG ATCCATGTGGTTCATTATAACTCCAAATATGTAGATCTCATTGAGGCTGCTAGTAAAGCTGATGGATTGGCAGTGTTAGGAGGATTCATAGGT ATCGGCCTCCATGACAATGACAACTATGAGAAGATCCTGTCTGCGTTAACAGACATCAGCATAGAGG AGTCAGACACTGAGATTCCTGGTTTTAATGTGCGCCATCTGCTGCCGGACAGCCTGGACAGGTTTTATAGGTACAACGGGTCCCTGACGACCCCACCGTGTTTCCAGACAGTCAGCTGGACTGTGTTCAACGATTCAATCAGAGTCTCAAGAAGACAG cTCGCCGCCTTGGAGGATACATTGAAAACTGAACACAACAAGCTTTTGTCCAAAAATTTCAGAGCGCCACAGCTTCTGCATGGAAGAAAAGTGTTGGCATCTTTCCAAACAGAATCTACTACAGGAA aagCCAGAGAAGCTCcaacacctgaaacacaagacTACAAAATAACGGAGTCTAGTG gaCACATTCTGGCGATTATCTTTGGGGTTCTGTTTGCGGTCACGATGCTGGTCTTTTCCATGTACACACATTTACAGCAGAAAAAGTACTCAAA GTTAAAAAAAGACTCCAAgcaaaatgttgtttataaacCAGCTGCCGTTGAAGAAGGCATGGATCAGACCACTGTTACTGTAACATAA